From a single bacterium genomic region:
- a CDS encoding SUMF1/EgtB/PvdO family nonheme iron enzyme produces MRIEQFRTSECVLRIVCTLLIAGFLATNSQTVTAAVPADKTPLLPGGVELPLILVRAPRGSDEGTGITRDFYMSQFEITNGQWQALMGSTPTGESGAPESPDFLKPATNMTQDEAVNFAKALGDYLRAEYPEDFAGAALATPDQWEYAYAAGTTTDYYWGDDPRHTAIGNYAWFEDNANGVKQPVGGKLPNDWGLFDMSGNVAEWTTYRYQVCTAPNPPWEPDGHWESVCHAYGGSCDTEADSCTGTSWESLYLNDIVPDCFNPVHDVVWQTRRSDFIGLRVVVFPGTPSPSRDPEPPSVVFDFTGSREGWKPFGWPPFDAPVFSSTIGDPGTLNMTAVPSSSLVGIWESPAFEIAESNATLRDSSSIRLTVDRADGSTIFKASCRVLSDQNDASVIPTFRIRMTTQNAQQSDVLVVESNAGGAYSPRQIGSYYDLYFSPPATSSIFELYFDMLNFYPEDSNTATLKLDRVSIAPLSDSSLSQSRVERVYDFANGTDGWQHFDIPGLFDSPEFSYDSDGQRLAVSPSDSNEYQFGFWGSSLDPENNVLIEPGRMYYGIFTVASDYEDPQMAPSFRLRMNESLFRAGRYTVVSPTGQALNTPTLGESRQYTVYFPPNLGVGESLVESFDMLADPEHQLLDPDGYFFLESVEIRSAPTEATIMLPGDVPLTFAPIPSGSFLMGRYPGEQDTSDFEAPQHEVTLDYSYYMGRFELTKGQWKTVMGTEPWTDQETAVPHYANQPATYISWDDAQEFIARLNDYIDATNQGTFRVRLPSESEWEYACRAGTTTRFYWGDDPRYEQIDLYAWYRANIGEYYAHVIGQKQPNPWGLFDMSGNVGEWCQDHSHFSYTGAPPDGSAWEEGSMDLDLPRCLRGYGFLSMSHLCRSAFRYPYCCISTARREDIGVRLAGYWDIGEGAK; encoded by the coding sequence ATGAGAATCGAACAATTCAGAACAAGCGAATGTGTTTTGCGAATCGTCTGCACGCTGCTGATTGCAGGTTTCCTCGCGACGAACTCGCAAACGGTAACGGCTGCTGTGCCTGCGGACAAGACGCCCCTGTTGCCCGGAGGCGTCGAGTTGCCCTTGATCCTTGTCCGCGCGCCGCGGGGATCGGATGAAGGCACGGGCATTACGCGCGATTTCTACATGAGCCAGTTCGAGATCACGAACGGCCAATGGCAAGCTCTCATGGGCTCCACGCCCACCGGCGAATCTGGCGCTCCAGAGTCACCGGACTTTCTGAAACCGGCCACGAACATGACGCAAGACGAGGCCGTGAACTTCGCGAAGGCACTCGGTGACTATCTGCGCGCTGAGTACCCAGAAGACTTCGCCGGTGCAGCCCTGGCAACCCCGGACCAGTGGGAGTACGCCTACGCAGCGGGCACAACTACGGACTACTACTGGGGCGATGACCCACGCCACACGGCGATAGGGAACTACGCCTGGTTCGAGGACAATGCGAACGGCGTGAAACAACCAGTTGGTGGCAAGCTCCCAAACGACTGGGGGCTCTTCGATATGAGTGGCAATGTGGCCGAGTGGACCACGTATCGCTATCAGGTCTGTACTGCTCCGAATCCACCCTGGGAACCAGATGGGCATTGGGAGAGCGTCTGCCACGCCTATGGAGGCAGTTGCGACACGGAAGCGGATTCCTGTACGGGGACATCCTGGGAATCGCTCTACCTGAATGATATCGTCCCGGATTGCTTTAATCCCGTCCACGATGTCGTCTGGCAGACCAGGCGCTCCGACTTCATCGGCCTTCGTGTTGTGGTCTTTCCTGGTACGCCTTCTCCAAGTCGTGATCCGGAGCCGCCCTCCGTCGTGTTTGATTTCACAGGGAGCCGCGAGGGGTGGAAGCCATTCGGGTGGCCACCATTCGATGCACCTGTCTTCTCAAGCACCATCGGTGACCCGGGAACGCTGAATATGACAGCCGTCCCGAGTTCCAGCCTCGTGGGCATCTGGGAATCGCCAGCCTTCGAGATTGCCGAATCAAATGCGACCCTTCGTGATTCCAGCAGCATTCGACTCACCGTCGACCGAGCCGATGGCAGCACGATCTTCAAGGCATCCTGTAGAGTTTTGAGCGATCAGAACGATGCCTCTGTCATTCCCACCTTCCGCATTCGCATGACAACGCAGAACGCTCAGCAATCCGACGTCCTGGTAGTCGAATCAAATGCAGGAGGCGCCTACTCCCCACGGCAAATTGGTTCCTACTACGACCTCTATTTCTCTCCGCCCGCCACAAGTTCCATCTTCGAGTTGTACTTCGATATGCTGAATTTCTATCCGGAGGACTCGAACACCGCGACACTCAAACTGGATCGCGTTTCCATCGCCCCACTATCGGACTCCAGCCTTTCTCAATCCCGCGTCGAACGGGTTTATGACTTCGCGAACGGAACGGATGGCTGGCAGCATTTCGACATTCCAGGTCTGTTTGATTCTCCGGAATTCTCTTATGATTCAGACGGACAGCGACTCGCTGTTTCACCATCCGATTCGAATGAGTACCAATTCGGCTTCTGGGGCTCCTCCCTCGACCCGGAGAACAACGTCCTGATCGAACCCGGCAGGATGTACTACGGGATCTTCACTGTCGCTAGTGATTACGAAGATCCCCAGATGGCGCCATCTTTCCGACTTCGCATGAACGAATCGCTCTTTCGCGCGGGACGCTACACGGTTGTTTCCCCCACAGGGCAGGCCTTGAACACGCCGACCCTGGGCGAATCCCGGCAGTACACAGTATACTTCCCGCCGAACTTGGGCGTGGGCGAGAGTCTGGTCGAGTCCTTTGACATGCTGGCCGATCCGGAGCATCAGCTACTTGATCCGGATGGATACTTCTTCCTCGAGAGCGTTGAAATTCGCTCAGCACCAACAGAAGCCACAATCATGCTCCCCGGCGATGTGCCTCTCACGTTTGCTCCCATCCCCTCCGGCAGCTTCCTGATGGGGCGCTATCCGGGAGAGCAGGACACCTCCGACTTCGAGGCCCCACAGCATGAAGTAACACTAGATTACTCCTACTACATGGGGAGATTCGAACTGACGAAGGGGCAGTGGAAAACGGTGATGGGAACCGAGCCTTGGACCGATCAAGAAACCGCGGTCCCCCACTATGCAAATCAACCTGCGACCTACATCTCTTGGGACGACGCGCAGGAATTCATCGCAAGGCTCAACGACTACATCGATGCAACGAATCAGGGGACATTCCGCGTGCGTCTTCCCTCGGAATCCGAATGGGAATATGCCTGCCGTGCAGGAACCACGACGAGATTCTACTGGGGGGATGACCCAAGGTACGAACAAATAGACTTGTATGCCTGGTATAGGGCCAATATAGGAGAATACTACGCTCATGTGATCGGACAGAAGCAGCCGAATCCATGGGGACTATTCGACATGAGTGGGAATGTCGGAGAATGGTGCCAGGATCATTCTCACTTCTCGTACACTGGTGCTCCCCCGGATGGTTCAGCCTGGGAGGAGGGATCAATGGACCTTGATCTGCCAAGATGCCTGCGCGGATATGGATTCTTGTCTATGAGCCACCTGTGTCGCTCCGCATTTCGATATCCCTATTGCTGCATTTCGACAGCGAGGCGGGAGGACATCGGAGTTCGGCTCGCTGGATACTGGGATATCGGAGAAGGAGCGAAATGA